One Fundulus heteroclitus isolate FHET01 chromosome 11, MU-UCD_Fhet_4.1, whole genome shotgun sequence DNA segment encodes these proteins:
- the LOC105935672 gene encoding ankyrin repeat domain-containing protein SOWAHA, with the protein MDLTQESIVSLLVAEGGRVKKSELVGKFRSSVECVDPAQRDRNRELFKTFVNNVACVREIDGARYVVLRKTYQHLLGGSQTTENGKNYGKQETSGEQDQQSPHAQDGKPESSTDPGGSAVSEESNAHLSPIQLALQRSKCEEVRVKRALNFGVNATERVQSKPYGLPLRTPNPTRVETHKLKANPDDPPQSQKTDPTRVKRKPSSTESHSPQLRRAARSSKVPEEPKDQRVSSVVPLEEAEHDWLVKCAAGHWGQVYGLLLGDCQLAEKKDFISGFTVLHWAAKCGNSKMLLKVMELSREGEADVDVNAKSHGGYTPLHIAALHDQEYIMAMLVGEFRADVSIRDNCGNRAYHYLHKGISKTVSEMLRGPKAQEKEPSPQREEQDLLPDLSRGLHPFGRFLQPPVISLKKKPSQRSGVYSLSDDFGGEKQDSGFRRRAMSNASMC; encoded by the coding sequence ATGGATTTAACTCAGGAGTCCATCGTTTCTCTGCTGGTGGCGGAGGGGGGCAGAGTGAAGAAATCTGAGCTGGTGGGAAAATTCAGATCCTCGGTGGAGTGCGTCGATCCGGCGCAGAGGGATCGGAACAGAGAGCTCTTCAAGACCTTCGTGAACAATGTCGCCTGCGTCAGAGAGATCGACGGTGCCCGGTACGTTGTTCTCAGAAAGACCTACCAGCACTTGCTCGGTGGGAGTCAAACGACTGAAAACGGTAAGAACTATGGCAAACAGGAGACGTCAGGCGAGCAGGATCAGCAGAGTCCACATGCGCAAGATGGAAAGCCTGAGAGCTCCACGGATCCAGGAGGGTCGGCTGTTTCTGAGGAAAGCAATGCGCATTTATCTCCCATACAGCTGGCTCTGCAGAGGAGCAAATGTGAGGAGGTCAGAGTTAAAAGGGCGCTGAATTTTGGGGTGAACGCCACGGAGAGGGTTCAGAGCAAGCCCTACGGTCTTCccctgagaacgccaaatcctACCAGGGTGGAGACCCACAAGCTAAAGGCGAACCCAGACGATCCGCCCCAGAGCCAAAAAACCGACCCCACCAGGGTGAAGAGGAAGCCGTCCTCAACGGAGAGCCACTCGCCCCAGCTGAGGAGGGCGGCGAGGAGCTCCAAGGTCCCAGAGGAACCCAAAGACCAGAGGGTTTCCTCCGTGGTCCCCCTGGAGGAGGCGGAGCACGACTGGCTGGTGAAGTGCGCCGCGGGCCACTGGGGCCAGGTGTACGGCCTGCTGCTGGGCGACTGCCAGCTCGCCGAGAAGAAGGACTTCATCTCGGGCTTCACCGTCCTGCACTGGGCGGCCAAGTGCGGCAACAGCAAGATGCTCCTCAAGGTCATGGAGCTGTCGCGGGAAGGCGAGGCCGACGTCGACGTCAACGCCAAGTCCCACGGCGGGTACACGCCTTTGCACATCGCCGCGCTGCACGACCAGGAGTACATCATGGCCATGCTGGTGGGCGAGTTCAGGGCCGACGTGAGCATCAGGGACAACTGCGGGAACAGGGCCTACCACTACCTGCACAAAGGCATCTCCAAAACCGTCAGCGAGATGCTGAGGGGGCCCAAAGCTCAGGAGAAGGAGCCTTCGCCCCAGAGGGAGGAGCAGGACCTGCTGCCGGACCTCTCCAGGGGTCTGCACCCCTTTGGCCGGTTCCTCCAGCCTCCCGTGATCAGCCTGAAGAAGAAACCCAGCCAGAGGTCTGGAGTCTACTCTCTGAGCGACGACTTCGGTGGGGAGAAGCAAGACTCCGGCTTCAGACGCAGAGCGATGTCCAACGCGTCTATGTGTTGA